A section of the Stenotrophomonas sp. 364 genome encodes:
- a CDS encoding DUF3297 family protein, whose amino-acid sequence MSDTPPDHLAINPTSPFHDAAALERGVGIRFNDVERDNVEEYSVSEGWIRVQAGKARDRRGNPMTIKIKGTVVAYYLDQKADA is encoded by the coding sequence ATGAGCGATACCCCTCCCGATCACCTGGCGATCAACCCGACCAGCCCCTTCCACGATGCGGCCGCCCTGGAGCGCGGGGTGGGCATCCGTTTCAACGACGTCGAGCGCGACAACGTTGAAGAGTATTCGGTCAGCGAAGGCTGGATCCGCGTGCAGGCCGGCAAGGCCCGTGACCGCCGTGGCAACCCGATGACCATCAAGATCAAGGGCACCGTGGTGGCGTATTACCTGGACCAGAAAGCCGACGCGTAA
- a CDS encoding DUF4031 domain-containing protein: protein MTVYIDDAVHPWRGERWAHLMADTLPELHAMAAQLGIPRRAFQNRPSGAHYDIPAPLRLQAIALGAQAISRHTDRVLVKAVIANARTQYLP from the coding sequence GTGACGGTCTATATCGACGATGCGGTCCACCCCTGGCGCGGCGAGCGCTGGGCGCATCTGATGGCCGACACCCTGCCCGAGCTGCACGCCATGGCGGCGCAGCTCGGGATTCCGCGACGGGCGTTCCAGAACCGCCCCAGCGGCGCGCATTACGACATCCCCGCCCCGCTGCGCCTGCAGGCCATCGCGCTGGGCGCACAGGCCATCTCGCGGCACACCGACCGCGTACTGGTCAAAGCCGTCATCGCCAACGCGCGTACTCAATACCTGCCTTAG
- a CDS encoding DUF4156 domain-containing protein, with amino-acid sequence MKPGSIRTTLAMAMMFAGLLAGCASTPVTRHAAQVRVTHNEPVGCQFLGDVTGSQGNFLTGAYTSNKNLESGARNDLKNRAAAMGGNVVYLLTDRAGVTGRQGSQAQTNVTLSGNVYRCD; translated from the coding sequence ATGAAGCCAGGTTCCATCCGCACCACGCTCGCAATGGCCATGATGTTCGCCGGCCTGCTGGCCGGCTGTGCCTCCACTCCCGTCACCCGCCATGCGGCGCAGGTTCGGGTTACCCACAACGAGCCCGTCGGCTGCCAGTTCCTCGGCGACGTCACCGGCAGCCAGGGCAATTTCCTCACCGGTGCCTATACGTCCAACAAGAACCTGGAGTCGGGCGCACGCAATGACCTGAAGAACCGCGCGGCCGCGATGGGCGGCAACGTGGTGTACCTGCTGACCGACCGCGCCGGCGTCACCGGTCGCCAGGGCAGCCAGGCACAGACCAATGTGACCTTGAGCGGCAACGTGTATCGCTGCGACTGA
- a CDS encoding class III extradiol ring-cleavage dioxygenase, translating into MSRLPSLYISHGSPMTALHPGLVGQRLAALAAQLPRPRAIVMASAHWLTHQPTVGAHAQPPTIHDFGGFPQALFDLQYPAPGDPALAGEIAARLAAAGLPTALDRNRGLDHGAWVPLRFLYPQADIPVVPLAIQPLLGPAHQFALGRALAPLREQGVLVIGSGSITHNLHDWGHYQDGKEAPYVRPFIGWVEQRLQEDDTAALLDYRARAPHAAQAHPTDEHLQPLHVAMGAAGSDTLGAQRIDAGIDAGFLAMDIYRFDGHATR; encoded by the coding sequence ATGTCCCGTCTGCCTTCGCTGTACATCTCCCATGGTTCGCCGATGACCGCGCTCCACCCCGGTCTGGTCGGCCAACGCCTCGCGGCGCTGGCCGCGCAGTTGCCGCGCCCGCGCGCCATTGTGATGGCCTCGGCGCACTGGCTGACCCACCAGCCGACAGTGGGCGCGCACGCGCAACCGCCCACCATCCACGATTTTGGCGGCTTCCCGCAGGCGCTGTTCGACCTGCAATACCCGGCCCCGGGCGACCCGGCCCTGGCCGGCGAGATCGCCGCGCGGCTGGCGGCGGCCGGGCTGCCGACCGCGCTCGACCGCAACCGCGGCCTCGACCACGGCGCCTGGGTGCCGCTGCGCTTCCTGTATCCGCAGGCCGACATTCCGGTGGTACCGCTGGCGATCCAGCCGCTGCTGGGGCCGGCCCACCAGTTCGCGCTGGGCCGCGCACTGGCACCGCTGCGCGAGCAGGGCGTGCTGGTGATCGGCTCGGGCAGCATCACCCACAACCTGCACGACTGGGGCCATTACCAGGACGGCAAGGAAGCGCCGTACGTGCGGCCCTTCATCGGCTGGGTCGAACAGCGCCTGCAGGAGGACGACACCGCCGCGCTGCTCGACTACCGTGCCCGCGCGCCGCACGCAGCGCAGGCGCACCCGACCGACGAGCACCTGCAGCCGCTGCATGTGGCCATGGGCGCTGCCGGGAGTGACACGCTGGGTGCGCAGCGCATCGATGCGGGTATCGATGCGGGATTCCTGGCGATGGACATCTACCGCTTCGATGGGCACGCCACGCGTTGA
- a CDS encoding Na+/H+ antiporter codes for MHTIEVVLAMLVAVVASGYLVRVLPLSLPLPLVQIGLGAVIAGVFNRGHALEPEMFFLLFLPPLLFLDGWRIPKQGLFRDKGVILELAFGLVVFTVIGAGFLIHWMIPVMPLAVAFALAAIISPTDPVAVGSIASRAPIPKRLMHILEGESLLNDASGLVCFRFAVAAVMTGSFSLATASLTFLWVALAGVAIGAAVTLGVSTFQRWLWRRFGEEPGAALLVNLLIPFAAYLLAEEANASGILAAVAAGITMSYVELTGRVSGSMRVQRAAVWGMLQFSFNGIMFVLLGEQLPGIVERAITTVSESGHHSAWWLLVYVVVINLALVLLRLAWVWLSLRWSVLRARHRGEARPGTSWRIVVATSVAGVRGAITLAGVLTLPLFLPDGSAFPARDLVIFLAAAVILVSLVGASVALPRLLKGLELPADSGERKAEDLARRLASKAALAGVERMRQQLVQNQTTENVQLYNDAASRVSLLYQRNLEKDDGPDADPEKVQRMEQGYRQLRGAGLTAEREELFRLTRRGTISDEVSRKLIRNLDLLETRQRD; via the coding sequence ATGCATACCATTGAAGTCGTCCTGGCGATGCTGGTGGCCGTAGTCGCCAGCGGCTATCTGGTCCGGGTGTTGCCGCTGTCGTTGCCGCTGCCGTTGGTGCAGATCGGCCTGGGCGCGGTCATCGCCGGGGTGTTCAACCGTGGCCACGCGCTGGAACCGGAGATGTTCTTCCTGCTGTTCCTGCCGCCGCTGCTGTTTCTGGACGGCTGGCGTATTCCCAAGCAGGGCCTGTTCCGCGACAAGGGCGTGATCCTGGAGCTAGCGTTCGGCCTGGTGGTGTTCACCGTGATCGGCGCCGGCTTCCTGATCCACTGGATGATTCCGGTGATGCCGTTGGCGGTGGCCTTCGCGCTGGCGGCGATCATCTCGCCCACCGACCCGGTGGCGGTGGGATCGATCGCATCGCGTGCGCCCATTCCCAAGCGGCTGATGCACATCCTGGAAGGCGAGTCGCTGTTGAACGATGCGTCCGGCCTGGTCTGCTTCCGCTTTGCCGTGGCCGCGGTGATGACCGGCAGCTTCTCGCTGGCCACCGCATCGCTCACCTTCCTGTGGGTGGCGCTGGCCGGCGTGGCGATCGGCGCGGCCGTTACCCTGGGCGTGTCCACCTTCCAGCGCTGGCTGTGGCGGCGCTTTGGCGAGGAGCCCGGTGCAGCGCTGCTGGTCAACCTGCTGATTCCGTTCGCCGCCTACCTGCTGGCCGAAGAGGCCAACGCGTCGGGCATTCTGGCGGCGGTGGCAGCGGGCATCACCATGAGCTACGTCGAGCTCACCGGCCGGGTGTCGGGCAGCATGCGCGTGCAGCGCGCGGCCGTGTGGGGAATGCTGCAGTTCAGCTTCAACGGCATCATGTTCGTGCTGCTGGGCGAGCAGTTGCCGGGCATCGTCGAACGCGCCATCACCACCGTCAGCGAGAGCGGCCACCACAGCGCGTGGTGGCTGCTGGTGTACGTGGTGGTGATCAACCTGGCGCTGGTGCTGCTGCGCCTGGCCTGGGTGTGGCTGTCGCTGCGCTGGAGCGTGCTGCGGGCGCGCCACCGCGGTGAAGCGCGGCCGGGTACGTCGTGGCGGATCGTGGTGGCCACCTCGGTGGCCGGTGTGCGCGGTGCGATCACCCTGGCCGGCGTGCTCACCCTGCCGTTGTTCCTGCCCGATGGCAGCGCCTTCCCGGCGCGCGACCTGGTGATCTTCCTGGCCGCGGCGGTGATCCTGGTGTCGCTTGTCGGTGCCAGCGTGGCATTGCCGCGGTTGTTGAAGGGGCTGGAACTGCCGGCCGATTCGGGCGAGCGCAAGGCCGAGGATCTGGCCCGGCGGCTGGCGTCCAAGGCGGCGCTGGCCGGGGTGGAGCGCATGCGCCAGCAGCTGGTGCAGAACCAGACCACCGAGAACGTGCAGCTCTACAACGACGCCGCCTCACGGGTGAGCCTGCTGTACCAGCGCAATCTTGAGAAGGACGACGGCCCGGATGCGGATCCGGAAAAGGTGCAGCGCATGGAGCAGGGCTACCGCCAGCTGCGCGGCGCCGGGCTCACCGCCGAGCGCGAGGAGCTGTTCCGGTTGACCCGGCGCGGCACCATCTCCGACGAGGTCTCGCGCAAGCTGATCCGCAACCTGGACCTGCTGGAAACCCGCCAACGCGATTGA